In Antennarius striatus isolate MH-2024 chromosome 20, ASM4005453v1, whole genome shotgun sequence, the genomic window TGGTCAAATGTGACATTAAAACTGACAGGAATTCGTGGGAACGGAGGTGGACGAACAGATGTGGGTCAGTCCATCAGTAACGGGAGGCGACGGTGCGGAACACTGATTGATCGCGGTTGTcattattagtgtgtgtgtgtgtgtgtgtgtgtgtgtgtgtgtgtgtgtgtgtgtgtgtgtgtgtgtgtgtgtgtgtgtgtgtgtgtgtgtgtgtgtgtgtgtgtgtgtgtgtgtgtgtgtgtcagcttgtTGTAAATACAAGAAGGGAATGCGTGGAAAAATTGGGAATTCAAGTTGTGCAACATGGTCTAAATATACGGTAATAACTTAAGCATGATGATCATGTGGTAAATGATGACATTACTCcaatttaattcaaaataagaacaaaatgattttgttttataaGTGGAAATTTATGAACACAATTATTCAGTGTTTAGCGCTTCGATCTAGGCTGAAACAACTCTCTACACACTCTATTatttaatgaattattatttataaaaatatatcaataCTATAACATACGACTCAAATAATTTTAGATAACGTAGCTTATTAAAATTAGACAGCCAAATTAGCATTCATGAACACCttataaaaaagaagaaaaaatgaaaaccacaTCTGCTGCagttattatttgtttgtttgtattgctAGTACACTATTACTAGTTTATTATTTGTATATTATTGGAATCAAAAAGGATCTTTGATTGAAAGTAGCCCAACAGTTTCACTTAGTAGATTATGAGCTGGAAGGTttggttgaagacattttatattttcGATGTTAAATTAAATCACGTATTACATAATCAAATTAATGTTGATTAAAACAATTAACAGTTACATGTTCTTATGTATAGAATGAACACTAGATGTGTTTCTACTTCCAGTTGGCTCTGAATCATCACATCCATTAATCGGTTCTCTCCTGGTTGTCTCAGATTGAATTTGGGATTTTGTTCGGACAGTTACACTCACACCagattatagaaaaaaaaatcatatttaggGCAGTGTAACCTAACGTAATGCAAACTGCATATTTCATAACACTAGGACAAGCAAAACAGCTAGCAACACAAGAAGCTGTGCTTGGCTCATAAATTGATAATGACTCCCTTCAGCTCTTAATGGAGTTCTCACATCAGTAGTAAAGGCCTCCTCAGTCTCTGGGTGTTGGTGTAGAGATGTGAGCATCTTTCAGGAgccacaggaagtgtgtttttaCCATGAATGCTACCTTCTGAAGATCAAAGACATCGTTGCTTCAGATGGAACTGCTTACATGCTGCTAATGGGACGTTTTAGAGGCTacctggtgtgtttgtgtgtatgtgtgtgtgtgtgtctgtgtgtgtgtgtgcgtgcgtgcgtgcgtgtttgtatgaAACCCGAGCAAATGTGCTGGGTTGTAATTTAGAATCcaaacacagcaaaaacaaaaagtcactaATGCAGAGTGTGAGAATCTGTTTTAAAGCAGAAGTTGATGCTCTCCTCTCTGACGCTGAGGCCATATGTTCAggctttcctctccttttttttttaattctcccTGACtgagtggaggatgaaggaggaggagtgcCCACTTGCTCCGTTTTCATTGCAAGAGCACAGGGGACCTTAAAGAAAAAGGTCGAAGGGGATgtaggaggagggagaaggatgCATGGGAGAGTTGGCGCTGTTGCCGTGTGAACGGAGCTCTATTGTCCCGGAACCTTTCAGTGGCTTCCCCGAGGTCCCTCTTCCGACCCCTTCCCCCACCCAACACACTCATtctcacataaacacacatactttGGCCACCTCTTAATGTAACACCCAACCTCTtctgtttttcacacacacacacacacacacacacacacacacacacacacacacacacacacacacacacaatcatttccTCTCTGTTCTGTCTCGTCCCGATCGCCGTCTCTCTCCTGCCTGATCTTTTGCGTTTACTCTCCTCTCATTTCTCACAAGAAGACTTGGCCTGTTCCTTCTcccctccctgcctccctccttcctttcctccctctgCTCACCCCCAGTCGCTCattattttgcctcatttatGTGATTGTCATGCCAGTCAGACAGTAAAAAGAGAAACATGCAATCATCTCATTTGCATCATCTCTCTTAATCCATCCTATCCCACAAGAAGCACAGTGTTTCCAAAATGTTGGTGCAGACAAACCAAGGCGCTCCTTTGTCTCCAAAGCAGACCTTATTGACTGTGTTCAGTGTCCTTTGTGGCAGCACATGATGGTATAATTTTACCCTTTGTGTCCTCTTATTGGCGCGGGGGCTGTTGGGGTTTGCAGGGGGCCGCTAGCTGAGCAAACAGGGCCAGATGAGGACTCGGCTGGTGGGAATTGGCCTCGGTGAACAGAAGTGTCTAGTTTCTGTCTTGGACAGCTGCAATGACAGAATATGTAATTACAGTAGTTTCCTGTTGAGACACTGATAGTGACGCTGGTGTTTTGCTTTGTCACTGATTTATTGGACTGAACATGTAACCTCAACCCCTTATTTGGTCCCACTTGAGATACTTATTCCAAATGAAAAAAGACAGATATTTTAAGATGTCTGAAAGGTCTTTATGTTGTAGTTGCCACAGGCTAACTCTGATTTTAAATCtggttttcataaataaatatctgCTACGTCagaaataaatcatgtttttcgTACCTGTCAGCTATTAGGAGCTTTCTGTGTCCTCCCAAGGTTTGATGGGTGAATGTAAAACCTGTTACAGATGGTTTTGAAGaaacctccatccatcttctcccGATCCTCCTGGTTCCTTCATTGTCTATATATACACAACACGTACTTTATATGTGTTGTTATGGTCAAGTGTTtggacaggaaacagagatGTGACACGGGGAGGATCAGGAAACCGAccacaaaaacaggaagcaggaagaagtTGTGATTAGATGGCTGCTCTGGTGCACCATGGGATTTCTCCTGCTTGAGGTATTGTCTGTGGTCAGTTGGTGTCTGAGCAAAACCAACAATGGTTTCCTTCAGCTAGTAAAGATGTGAGGAGGTCATCAAATGTCAATTTGTGTGAATACCTTTATGGCTTTACTTGATCCGTcttgtgttgtattttttggTGTTTGTTGGACTTTGTGCATGAACCTCTGATTGTATCAGGATTCCAGCTGGTCTGGGATTAGCTTGGACCCTGTTTCCCCCCTCTAATGCTTTAATCTCTGCTGGTCGCCACAAGTCTTGTGGCTTTGGGACACTGTTGGTTCTCTGGTTCGCTGAGCCGCATGCTTtccatatttttatatacaatATGTACAGAGATAGCTCTATAGACGACGCCCACCAACATGATGTGGAGTCCAACGTACTGCAATAGATGTATTATTTATAAAGAGGAAATTACCCCACACAGGGAAGTAATATTTATTCTGGGGATGTTGCAGTCGGTTATAACTTCATTTTCCTATCATCACTTATAGAAAAGAAGGAACCCTGTGTTGATTTTGATTCAGTGCCTTGAAATCCGTAATAATCCAAAATACATCCTAATTTTGGAATACCGTAATATCCATTCCAACCAACTATAATCAGACCACTTTTCAAAAATGAAGTAATTTTCGGTGTGTGTCAGTCTTGAATATAAGGTAAAACGTGATATTTACTGTGGAGCTGAGAGAAGTCAGTTAATAgatgaatggaaaataactgTCTGGTCGAGTCAAGCAGCGGTTTGAATATTGGGCTCCTTGACATCTCTGCTATTTCCTGAcatttttaaagacaaacaatcagTCAGTATTGCTGTGGTTACGagaattctaaaaaaaatatgtatcagtgttttctttttctcagctGTAGGGCTGCATCATTGCCTGCTGGGTTGGATGCATCTGCCAGGCATCTCATCTCTTTGCCTACCCAGAATCCAACCCGGGTCTAACATGGGTCTTGTTCTATGTGTTTCTCTGCAGTCTACGTTGAAGTGAGGCCTCGCCATGCCGCTGGTAAAGAGGAACATCGAGCCCCGCCACCTCTGCCGAGGGGAACTCCCCGATGGCATCGACAGTGAGCTGGAGTGTGTGATGAACAACACGCTATCCTCCATCATCCGTCAGCTCAGCAGCCTAAGTAAGACACACGACTgccaaagacattaaaaaacaacactgttGACTTTGTAACACAATGAACAGATTGTAACTACTACACCCTCCAGCGATAACCCCACATACTTCCGTGTGATAGAAGTTCCTCGCTGTGTGTAGCGTCTCTGTAGCGGAACAACATCACATGCTTTCACGTTAATCCTGGAACTGAAATTGATTCAGGGTGGCCGGGATTGGAGGGCCTGGGGTTACGGTGCTGGCAGCAGACTCACAGCAGCCGGCCGCTGGAAAATACAGGGTTCAAACGTAATCCTTTCAGACAGCTCTGCAAAAACGATCTTatccgtgtctgtgtgtgtatgtttgtgtgtgtgttgtgtgctgaacTGTTTGATATCGACTGTAATGCTGACTGTAAATGTGTCGGACAGATTCGTCTTCCACTCCCATGATCATGTGTCGTGGCCCATCAGCAGTGTGTCACGTGACATAATCAGTTCCCTGTTTAACACCACGGCGCTGAGACTTCCTCACGATTCATTCAAAACAATCTCTTTCTTAAATTGACCCAGTCATGTTCCGTTTGTATCTTGTTGTGTCACATGCCTGCGTTGGGAGTGGGCCCTTCAACGGCAGCTGTAGGggctatatatataaataaccaCCGGAGTGGTGCATGAACATACTACATGCTCCTCACATGTTGTGAATGTATATGTGTATAAGTGGACCAGAAGAATCCTCAGGAGAGGTCAGAGTTGACCGGGCTCAACATGCCGGATCTGGAATTCTTCCTTCCTCTAAATGTTTCCCCTGCAGCCcatcctgtcagagggaacgaCACAAATAGCTTTAAACGTGCGTCTGTGAAGGTTTTCCATGACAagttttaaacagtgttttataaTTAAACCAAAGGAGCACTCAGTGGAGAACGTGCCTCATTTGGTGGCTGTGCATTGTTAAGAAAATGGATCTAATACAGAACCTAATGGGTTCTTCTTTGATATATGGTATTGGTTATAaactaaagaagaagaaattcatcacacacacacacgcaaaaaggATATTAACAAAGTTCTCTGCTCTGCAAATAGTCTTAAACTGGGACTAGACATAATTACACCATTCATCCCTATAAAGAAGGATTTTTGAGTGTGAAATGTACCCTTAGTTTACTTTTGGTCTGTACATTCCAACTTTGGATTAATGGGAGCTTGATACGCATTTTTGGATTTCTGTGGTCGGTGCAGATTAATTTACGGAGGTTTGTTGCTATATGGAGCTGGATCTGATACCGTTTCCCGCAGAAGCACTCAAGTCTTCACATTGTGTCACATAACCGTTGTATTGATTGGATGTCTGTCTCTTTGGAGATTTTTTTGGCTCCAGGCATTGATCGCCAGTGTCCTTCGTTTTCTCATATTTCTCTGACTTTTTCTTGTTCCTTTGTAGGTAAACATGCAGAGGACATATTTGGCGAACTGTTCAAAGAGGCCAACACCTTCTACCTGCGTGCCAACTCTCTCCAGGATCGTATCGACCGGCTTGCCGTCAAGGTCACACAGCTGGACTCCACCGTAGAAGAAGGTGGGTCAAGATGTCAGAGGTCTGAGAGGGAGAGCAAGTCATCATTCATTGTtgattgtttctttctttcttttttgccgCTCCCAGTGGACCAATTATATCAGCACCATTTTTTCAGCTCATTTGTCTCATCTCTTTCTATTTTATGTTCTCAGTTTCCCTGCAGGACATCAACATGAGAAAAGCTTTCAAGAGCTCTACCACTCAGGACCAGCAGGTGGTGTCCAAGAGCAGCGTGCCTATTCCTGTGCGAGAAATGTACAACGTGAGCGACAAACCTCCGCCGCTCAGCATCCTGTCCGTTTACAGGTTGGTGCTTTTCACACGCTCACCAAACACTCAGGCTGATCCTGAAGCGATGTCATATTTTCTAGCGTTAGTCATGTGCTTTATAGTGAGTTTGTTCTGTTAGATGTTGCTCTCAGTGCGTGGACAAAATAACATCAGTGAAATTATAACACCACATTAATTGTCAGTCGGGCATATTTCATACCCACCTTAGTCTTTCCACAGGAATACACAAAATACTGCTCTTTTCTCTATCTTGTCTGTTTGCTGAAACAAAGATACAACATATTCCTATTTACTGGTTTCTGTAGAGACATTTTTGTATCCATATAAACTTCttgttgtctgtttttaaagGGACGATAACAAGGAGGCACTAAAGTTCTACACTGATCCCTCCTACTTCTTCGATCTGTGGAAGGAGAAGATGCTGCAGGACACGGAGGAtaagaggaaagagaagaggaagcaaaAGGTACAATCTAATGCACAAGAATCTGACAAATTGTTCAATACACAATTATGCTTAACTTTTGAAGTCAGATTTTGAGAATTTACTTTTTAAACTAAATTCCTCCTCCCATGCTTCCCTAGGAGCAGAGGCGTTGTGTGGATGGGACGTTACAGAGGGAGGTGAAGAAGGTCCGAAAGGCTAGAAACCGTCGGCAGGAGTGGAACATGATGGCTCTGGATAAAGAGCTGAGGCCAGACCATCGACACACCATACACCGAGACAGAGGGGCTTCTTCTGAGGGCTCCATGTCACCAGAGAACAGGTGGGTCACATGAATCTCTCAATTCTTCTCACAAACATATTCACACTAAGAAGTATACAGTGTAGTttctactttttcatttttttccaccttcCATCTTTCCTTCTTCCTACCTGATGTCTCTGACAGGGGTCACGGTCCTGATCAGCACCACTACCCCAACTCCATGAACCACGCTGGCCATGCTCACACCTATTCTGGCCCCCCACCCAGCATCCTGGCTGCACAGATGGCTGCAGGGCATGGTCCCCGTGCTGGAGGTGAACATGACAGCAGAGGCAGGACTATGATGGCCTATCAGGGTGGGACTCTGGGCCGTgcccaccaccaccaagtaccgctgcctcctcctcccactGAGGCTATGAATGGAGGCTCTATGTCTCTGCCACCCATGGACTACAGGTAAAAAATGAGATTCAACGGGACAtgttgaatttttaattttattttttgccatcTCTCAATGTTTTTTCCACACTCCAACCTATTTTCTTTGTGCCTCCACTGGTGCTCCAATAATGGTGCTTACAAGAACAGTATTTTTCTGCACTATGagacacactggattattaatgggcgcaccttcaatgaatgcctattttaaaaaaagaaatcatacataaggcacactggattataaaacacatctgagaactcatcttcaatgaatggtttattttaaaaaaaattcatacacaaggcgcattggattataagaaattaagaatattaaaggcttttagatgcgcgttatagtgtggaaaatactgtattgtgtaGAATTTAGATTTTTCCCAAgagtaagaaaaaacaaagtatCATGTGTATTTAAGCATTAGTAGTACTACGTCTAGCAGGCCAATCAGCTGGGGTTGGGTGCACAGTTAAAAtgttcattgttttttctgttaaataaaagtatttattgtGGCATTCAAGGCTAACGCTGCTATGAACTTTGGGCTaatgctgccctctagtggttaaGTGTCTAAACTCTTCTCACACTCATGTGTCGTGTGATAGAAAATCTGAGCACAGACTGCTATGATATTTTACATCCCTACTAATtccttgtcattttttttctcgcAGTATGGACGGATACGCCAACGCCGGTCCGCCTCCCCCGCCCCCGGCCCCTCTCATTCCTTCCGCCCTAACTGCTTTCGCGTCTCCCCCCGGAGGTCCCATGTCTCCCGGGCCAATGGTGGGCGCCGGCGGCTACgctccacccccaccacctg contains:
- the wasf3b gene encoding wiskott-Aldrich syndrome protein family member 3b, whose protein sequence is MPLVKRNIEPRHLCRGELPDGIDSELECVMNNTLSSIIRQLSSLSKHAEDIFGELFKEANTFYLRANSLQDRIDRLAVKVTQLDSTVEEVSLQDINMRKAFKSSTTQDQQVVSKSSVPIPVREMYNVSDKPPPLSILSVYRDDNKEALKFYTDPSYFFDLWKEKMLQDTEDKRKEKRKQKEQRRCVDGTLQREVKKVRKARNRRQEWNMMALDKELRPDHRHTIHRDRGASSEGSMSPENRGHGPDQHHYPNSMNHAGHAHTYSGPPPSILAAQMAAGHGPRAGGEHDSRGRTMMAYQGGTLGRAHHHQVPLPPPPTEAMNGGSMSLPPMDYSMDGYANAGPPPPPPAPLIPSALTAFASPPGGPMSPGPMVGAGGYAPPPPPVSGAHAAPPPPGPPPPPLTAGASHLTTYKMSSSAPAETTVVNDARSDLLAAIRMGIQLKKVQEQQEQQAKREPVGNDVATILSRRIAVEYSDSEDDSELEENDWSD